The following coding sequences are from one Deltaproteobacteria bacterium window:
- a CDS encoding epoxyqueuosine reductase QueH, which produces MSSNRTRILLHMCCAPCTTYPLQQLRGNWERVIGFYYNPNIHPYREYEKRLSAVRQLAETTGLEVIYRDEYDLENFIRSVVYREQNRCQYCYHRRLEAAARMAAKSKFHAFTSTLLYSRLQKHDLIAEMGESLGKKWGVPFHYEDFRKGWKEGIALAKEMSLYRQPYCGCIYSEKDRFYPATGQKREAE; this is translated from the coding sequence ATGAGTTCAAACCGAACAAGAATACTTCTTCACATGTGTTGCGCGCCGTGCACGACTTACCCATTGCAGCAATTGCGGGGGAACTGGGAGCGTGTTATCGGCTTCTACTACAATCCCAATATACATCCCTACCGGGAATATGAAAAGCGCCTGTCGGCGGTCCGTCAGTTGGCCGAGACAACAGGACTAGAAGTGATCTACCGGGACGAGTACGATCTGGAGAACTTCATTCGTTCCGTGGTGTACCGGGAGCAAAACCGATGCCAGTATTGCTACCACAGGCGTCTGGAGGCCGCCGCCCGAATGGCGGCGAAAAGTAAGTTCCATGCGTTTACGTCCACCCTTCTGTACAGCCGGCTCCAGAAACATGATCTCATAGCTGAAATGGGAGAGAGTCTGGGGAAGAAATGGGGGGTGCCTTTCCATTATGAAGATTTCAGGAAGGGATGGAAAGAGGGAATCGCTCTTGCCAAGGAGATGAGTCTGTATCGGCAGCCGTATTGCGGATGCATTTACAGCGAGAAAGACCGATTTTACCCTGCAACCGGACAGAAAAGGGAAGCGGAATGA
- a CDS encoding YkgJ family cysteine cluster protein, with amino-acid sequence MELKPFECQLCGTCCKGEGGVFITEEELPGIARYLNSSVEDFERNHCLRKNGRIYIRTRADGYCSLWDGGCLVHPVKPRPCKEWPFFKAMMRDRSNWEVAKENCPGVNPDATYEEFQAQGRSETESES; translated from the coding sequence TTGGAATTGAAGCCTTTTGAATGCCAATTGTGCGGTACTTGCTGCAAAGGAGAAGGCGGCGTTTTTATTACCGAGGAAGAGCTGCCCGGTATCGCGCGATATTTGAATAGTTCGGTGGAGGATTTCGAGCGAAATCATTGCCTCCGGAAGAACGGCCGCATCTACATACGAACACGCGCGGACGGTTATTGCAGTCTGTGGGACGGAGGATGCCTCGTTCACCCCGTCAAACCTAGGCCTTGCAAGGAATGGCCTTTTTTCAAGGCAATGATGCGCGATCGTTCGAATTGGGAAGTTGCCAAAGAGAATTGTCCGGGAGTGAACCCCGACGCTACATACGAGGAATTCCAGGCTCAGGGCCGTTCGGAGACCGAATCCGAATCGTGA
- a CDS encoding bifunctional metallophosphatase/5'-nucleotidase — protein MKKRCALLIALFLFFIPAAWAEQVSITLIHINDLHAHILPDRRTGSTGMAVLSSFLKEQRGLDPDLLFLDAGDLVTGSAIDSLTRGEATYELYDTLSPDAHVLGNHAFDHGLDVLFRNLSHARFPVLCANYPFSQEQRERIRPYLIVERKGLRIAILGLTIQKRVKGIDFPEDPLETASRLQDKLNKEADLTIALTHLGVDTDVTLAEHVPTLDIIVGGHSHTSLVQPRVVGNTYILQAGAFGEYAGKVRFTFDSEQRRITAFDSSLAPLDGKTYPADPKVVASVLKFYAGCDVKMDEPVAEVDRDYSRTFVADLVVKQLWTRYRPDFSLVHLGGFREPLAAGTLYRDDLYRIFPFDNSIVKFSIPASALTESLFTTQHTKWHNEPPLISHPPFQQLRKYRDRDVTLAGSNYVVGLLEKALGRTLITHPLDAPERSILEQALADRFPLKAPEARAACLWERLSVFHGGMRVSDDMLDAR, from the coding sequence ATGAAGAAGCGATGTGCCCTGCTTATTGCGCTGTTTCTATTTTTCATTCCTGCCGCATGGGCGGAACAGGTATCCATAACCCTTATCCATATAAACGATCTCCATGCACACATACTGCCCGACCGGAGAACCGGCAGTACCGGAATGGCCGTTTTGTCGAGCTTTTTAAAAGAGCAGCGCGGCCTGGACCCCGACCTCCTTTTCCTGGACGCAGGTGATTTAGTAACGGGTTCCGCCATTGACAGCCTGACCCGGGGCGAGGCCACGTACGAACTGTATGACACGCTGTCCCCGGATGCCCACGTTCTCGGAAACCACGCCTTCGATCACGGGTTGGACGTGCTGTTTCGTAATCTCTCCCATGCTCGATTTCCCGTTCTCTGCGCCAACTACCCGTTTTCCCAGGAGCAGCGTGAACGAATACGTCCGTACCTCATCGTTGAAAGGAAGGGATTGCGTATCGCGATTCTGGGTTTGACGATCCAAAAGCGTGTAAAAGGAATCGATTTCCCGGAAGATCCGCTCGAGACCGCAAGCCGTCTCCAGGATAAACTGAACAAAGAGGCCGACCTGACGATTGCATTGACTCACCTGGGGGTGGATACGGATGTAACCTTGGCGGAACACGTGCCCACCCTGGACATCATTGTCGGCGGCCACTCTCATACTTCCCTCGTTCAGCCTCGCGTGGTCGGGAATACCTATATCCTTCAAGCCGGCGCTTTCGGAGAATACGCCGGTAAGGTGCGGTTCACCTTCGACTCGGAGCAACGTCGCATCACCGCGTTTGATTCATCCCTGGCGCCCTTGGACGGGAAAACATACCCCGCCGACCCGAAGGTCGTCGCCTCTGTCCTGAAATTCTATGCCGGCTGCGACGTCAAAATGGATGAGCCGGTGGCCGAGGTGGATAGAGACTACTCGAGGACCTTTGTGGCGGATCTCGTGGTAAAACAACTGTGGACCCGATATCGTCCGGACTTTTCGCTGGTGCATCTGGGAGGATTCAGGGAGCCTCTTGCCGCCGGTACGCTGTACCGCGACGACCTGTATCGCATTTTCCCCTTTGACAACTCGATCGTGAAATTCTCGATCCCGGCATCGGCCTTAACGGAATCGCTCTTCACCACTCAGCATACGAAATGGCACAACGAGCCGCCTCTGATTTCCCACCCCCCGTTTCAGCAATTACGCAAATACCGAGACCGGGACGTCACCCTTGCGGGAAGCAACTACGTGGTGGGATTGCTTGAAAAGGCTCTGGGCCGTACGTTGATCACACACCCTCTGGATGCGCCCGAAAGGAGCATTCTGGAGCAAGCCCTGGCGGACCGGTTTCCTTTGAAAGCGCCGGAGGCTCGTGCCGCATGCCTTTGGGAGAGGTTAAGTGTCTTTCACGGCGGGATGAGGGTTTCAGATGATATGTTGGACGCCAGGTGA
- a CDS encoding ComF family protein encodes MRGSAATSGLQRLIESVLSLFIPPKCASCGTVLSHESVFCESCKDTFRLVEEPFCSICGLPFKSSEGSNHPCPSCWNESVWFDRARAVFIYEGAIRRAIHRFKYHANLFQARILGGLLADVVEDLSGSSSWDFIVPVPLHETKLKQRGFNQALLLSRYVAKRVGIPLDVDTLRRTRVTRPQVELSGSERMKNVRNAFEVNSPEVCNNKQILLLDDVFTTGATMRECARVLKKAGASRVDAVTLARSVEWHLKW; translated from the coding sequence ATGCGTGGATCGGCTGCGACCTCGGGCTTGCAACGGCTGATCGAGTCTGTTCTGAGCCTGTTCATCCCGCCGAAATGCGCGTCCTGTGGGACCGTGCTTTCGCACGAAAGCGTCTTCTGCGAATCGTGCAAAGACACTTTCAGGCTCGTGGAAGAGCCGTTTTGCAGTATCTGCGGCCTGCCGTTCAAGTCGAGCGAGGGTTCGAATCATCCGTGCCCTTCCTGCTGGAATGAATCGGTCTGGTTCGACCGGGCCCGGGCGGTTTTCATTTACGAAGGCGCGATCCGGAGGGCCATTCACCGATTCAAGTACCATGCGAACCTGTTCCAAGCGCGAATACTGGGCGGGTTGCTGGCGGATGTTGTAGAGGACTTGTCCGGGTCTTCTTCATGGGATTTCATTGTACCAGTGCCCCTGCACGAGACCAAGCTCAAACAGCGGGGATTCAATCAGGCTTTGTTGTTGTCCAGGTACGTAGCCAAACGCGTCGGGATTCCACTGGATGTGGACACTCTTCGGCGGACCCGGGTGACTCGACCTCAGGTGGAATTGAGTGGGTCGGAACGGATGAAAAATGTCCGGAACGCCTTCGAGGTGAATTCTCCCGAGGTATGTAACAACAAACAGATTCTGCTGCTGGACGACGTGTTCACCACAGGCGCCACGATGCGGGAGTGCGCGCGCGTGCTTAAAAAGGCGGGGGCGTCCCGTGTTGACGCGGTAACTCTCGCCCGGAGTGTTGAATGGCATCTGAAATGGTAA
- a CDS encoding ABC transporter ATP-binding protein — MDIATFEDVSKIYRMGEVDVAALDRVSLSIPQGAFTALLGPSGSGKTTALNLIGCLDQPSEGVVTVAGQAVGRLNRRGSAAFRGEKLGFVFQDFNLLPVLTVFENVEYPLLMIRDMPKSQRKPKVERVLAAVAMEDQAGKYPAQLSGGQKQRVAIARALVGNPVLILADEPTANLDGATAHKVVELMKRMRDEFGTTFVFSTHDPRIMDQAEVSFYLEDGRLIDKTGNRQGDPS; from the coding sequence ATGGACATTGCTACTTTTGAGGACGTGTCAAAAATCTACCGTATGGGTGAGGTGGACGTTGCCGCGCTCGACCGTGTGAGCTTGAGTATTCCACAGGGGGCATTCACCGCATTGCTGGGACCTTCCGGCAGCGGCAAGACCACCGCGCTGAACTTGATCGGTTGTCTGGACCAGCCCAGCGAAGGCGTGGTGACTGTGGCGGGCCAGGCCGTCGGCCGTTTGAACCGCCGTGGGAGCGCCGCTTTCAGGGGTGAAAAGCTGGGTTTCGTATTCCAGGATTTCAACCTGCTGCCGGTGCTCACGGTGTTCGAAAATGTGGAGTACCCGTTGTTGATGATTCGCGACATGCCCAAGAGCCAAAGGAAACCAAAGGTGGAGCGGGTATTGGCGGCCGTGGCAATGGAAGACCAGGCCGGCAAATATCCGGCCCAGCTTTCCGGCGGACAGAAACAACGCGTCGCCATCGCCCGGGCCCTGGTAGGAAACCCGGTCCTGATCCTGGCCGATGAGCCCACTGCCAACCTGGATGGCGCAACGGCCCACAAAGTGGTGGAATTGATGAAACGTATGCGCGATGAATTCGGCACAACTTTCGTGTTTTCCACTCACGACCCCCGGATCATGGACCAGGCGGAGGTATCATTCTATCTGGAAGACGGCCGGCTGATCGACAAAACCGGCAACCGGCAAGGAGACCCGTCATGA
- the rfaE2 gene encoding D-glycero-beta-D-manno-heptose 1-phosphate adenylyltransferase — protein MVRLPTARKIVDLGGLRVLLDKYRSEGRTIVFTNGCFDILHAGHVDYLERAADLGDVLVVGLNSDRSVRSIKGPSRPVVPQEQRARVLAALACVDAVVCFDEPDPLQLILEVRPDALVKGADWPLDRIIGRNEVESHGGRVERIPLIETVSTSSIIEKIRGLPVS, from the coding sequence ATGGTAAGGCTGCCGACCGCCCGAAAAATTGTGGACCTCGGTGGGTTGAGGGTCCTGTTGGACAAGTATCGTTCGGAAGGACGAACAATCGTGTTCACCAACGGCTGTTTCGACATTCTGCACGCCGGCCACGTGGACTATCTGGAACGGGCCGCGGATTTGGGCGATGTTCTGGTCGTAGGGTTGAATTCGGATCGCTCCGTTCGCTCCATAAAAGGTCCTTCGAGACCCGTTGTCCCGCAGGAGCAGCGCGCCCGTGTGCTTGCAGCCCTGGCATGCGTTGATGCGGTGGTCTGCTTCGACGAGCCGGATCCCCTGCAATTGATCCTCGAGGTTCGTCCCGATGCGCTGGTCAAAGGAGCCGATTGGCCGTTGGACCGAATCATCGGCAGGAACGAGGTGGAATCGCATGGCGGCCGTGTCGAGCGCATCCCCCTCATCGAAACCGTTTCCACGTCTTCCATCATAGAAAAGATCCGGGGACTCCCCGTTTCTTAG